One genomic region from Halobacteriovorax sp. HLS encodes:
- a CDS encoding OmpH family outer membrane protein: MKKILVLVAAMILSSQAFAIVVGKVDVQKVIVSVNEGKKIKDQLKGTFDEKQKILKKEEDKIRKMQEAFKKQSLVMNEKAKQQKQMEIQESIVKLQQKTAGYQREIQELEQKFKKPLFEKIKVVISDISKKAGVDFTIESATAPIIYAKTEKDLTDEVIKAFNSKHK; the protein is encoded by the coding sequence ATGAAGAAAATATTAGTACTTGTAGCGGCAATGATTTTGTCTTCTCAAGCTTTTGCAATCGTAGTAGGTAAAGTTGATGTTCAAAAAGTAATTGTATCTGTTAATGAAGGAAAAAAAATTAAAGATCAATTGAAAGGTACGTTTGATGAAAAGCAAAAGATTCTAAAAAAAGAAGAAGATAAAATTAGAAAGATGCAAGAGGCATTCAAAAAACAATCTCTAGTTATGAATGAAAAAGCTAAGCAGCAAAAGCAAATGGAAATTCAAGAGAGTATTGTAAAGCTTCAGCAAAAAACTGCTGGATACCAAAGAGAGATTCAAGAGCTAGAGCAAAAGTTTAAGAAGCCACTATTTGAAAAAATTAAAGTAGTTATTAGTGATATTTCTAAAAAAGCTGGAGTTGATTTCACTATTGAATCTGCAACTGCTCCAATCATTTATGCAAAGACTGAGAAAGATTTAACTGATGAAGTTATTAAGGCCTTCAATAGTAAGCATAAATAA
- the lpxD gene encoding UDP-3-O-(3-hydroxymyristoyl)glucosamine N-acyltransferase: MFSIEMLKKFDSSLEVIHGDHTLSNIELITDIRDLRSKGLLFLKNKKHFNKLQENLSESTKSISLIIEKKLWDNLESEQELLASSFLSISTSEDISVSMSKLSKPFWDQKFSGLNEVVDGRQMGTGSIHPTTWIAQGAFIAEDVEIGANVKIHSGVRILSGSKIGDGTEIYPNVVIYPFTTIGMNCRIHSGSVIGADGFGYNHHQGVHLKVWHVGDVVLGDDVEIGANSCIDRGTFSSTTIGSGTKIDNHVQIGHNVQLGRGVIICGHVAIGGSAILGDYCVMAGKSGMGDNFTLGKGVQVAGGGLVNCDWPDGAIVGGHPARPIKEWMKGIAFVRKESLKKGAK; this comes from the coding sequence TTGTTTTCAATAGAAATGCTCAAAAAATTTGATAGCTCGCTTGAAGTTATTCACGGGGATCACACTTTATCTAATATTGAACTTATAACTGACATTAGAGATCTACGCTCTAAGGGACTTTTGTTCTTAAAAAACAAAAAACATTTTAATAAACTACAAGAGAATCTGTCAGAATCTACTAAGTCTATTTCTTTAATTATTGAAAAGAAATTGTGGGACAACCTAGAGTCTGAGCAAGAGTTGTTAGCGAGTAGTTTTCTCTCGATTTCTACTTCTGAAGATATCTCTGTTTCGATGTCAAAACTATCAAAGCCGTTTTGGGATCAGAAATTTTCTGGACTGAATGAGGTTGTTGATGGAAGACAAATGGGAACAGGAAGTATTCACCCCACGACTTGGATTGCTCAGGGGGCTTTCATTGCAGAAGATGTAGAAATTGGTGCTAATGTGAAGATACATTCAGGTGTTCGCATTCTCTCTGGCTCTAAAATTGGTGATGGTACAGAAATTTATCCTAATGTTGTTATTTATCCTTTCACAACTATTGGAATGAATTGTCGTATTCATTCTGGTTCAGTTATCGGAGCAGATGGATTTGGCTATAATCATCATCAGGGAGTCCATTTAAAAGTGTGGCATGTTGGTGATGTTGTCTTAGGTGATGATGTTGAAATTGGAGCTAATTCTTGTATCGATAGGGGGACTTTTTCAAGTACAACTATTGGGTCTGGTACAAAGATTGATAATCATGTTCAAATTGGACACAATGTTCAACTAGGAAGAGGAGTAATCATCTGTGGTCATGTGGCCATTGGTGGTAGTGCTATACTTGGTGATTACTGTGTAATGGCAGGTAAGTCTGGTATGGGAGATAACTTTACACTAGGTAAAGGAGTTCAGGTCGCTGGAGGCGGCTTGGTTAATTGTGATTGGCCTGATGGAGCTATCGTAGGAGGTCATCCTGCTCGTCCAATAAAAGAATGGATGAAAGGAATAGCATTTGTAAGAAAAGAATCTTTAAAAAAAGGAGCAAAGTAA
- a CDS encoding 3-hydroxyacyl-ACP dehydratase FabZ family protein: MLVDKEHVMKFLPHREPFLFVDSVESVTPPNELKKGELLGIKDLVGVKIKAHFHVREDHPIFAGHFPGNPIFPGVTQVETMAQASSFIYVLAYDDPYGKDMDVALVSISNAKFRRPVTPGMDIVIETECTKVRGPMVESHCKITHEGNLVSECTVMASVKL; the protein is encoded by the coding sequence ATGTTAGTTGATAAAGAACATGTAATGAAGTTCTTACCACACAGAGAACCATTTCTATTTGTTGATAGTGTGGAATCCGTAACTCCTCCTAATGAGTTAAAGAAAGGCGAACTTCTTGGTATCAAAGATCTTGTAGGGGTGAAGATAAAGGCCCATTTTCATGTACGTGAAGATCATCCTATCTTTGCTGGACACTTTCCGGGAAATCCAATTTTTCCAGGAGTCACTCAGGTTGAGACTATGGCACAAGCATCTAGTTTTATTTACGTTCTTGCTTATGATGATCCTTATGGAAAAGATATGGATGTTGCATTAGTTTCCATTTCTAACGCAAAGTTTAGAAGACCGGTAACGCCTGGAATGGATATAGTAATAGAGACAGAGTGTACTAAAGTACGAGGACCAATGGTTGAGAGTCACTGTAAAATTACACACGAAGGAAACCTTGTTTCTGAATGTACAGTAATGGCCTCGGTAAAATTATAA
- the lpxA gene encoding acyl-ACP--UDP-N-acetylglucosamine O-acyltransferase — protein MSNLIHETAIVSPEAKIGENVSIGAYSIIGPNVSIGDGTVVHHHVTIEGHTTIGTDNIFFQYSSIGADPQDLSYKGEPTRVVIGDKNVFREFVSIHKGTLKDREETTIGSNNFFMAYVHMGHDVVFGSNCIIANSTNFAGHVKIGDRVIIGGGTNVSQFVSLGRGAYIGGASAIDRDIPIFGTAYGNRCKLKGINIIGLRRQGYEKKDISELVDFYRTMEASPLSPRAFVDHPENLEEFAGNQLIEEMCDGIRKSEVGIAPFI, from the coding sequence ATGAGTAATTTAATTCATGAAACAGCAATTGTTTCTCCTGAAGCAAAGATAGGTGAAAATGTTTCTATTGGAGCTTATTCTATAATTGGTCCAAATGTGAGTATTGGTGATGGAACAGTTGTTCACCATCACGTAACAATTGAAGGTCATACAACTATTGGAACTGACAATATTTTCTTTCAATACTCTTCTATCGGAGCTGACCCCCAAGATTTATCTTATAAGGGTGAGCCAACAAGAGTCGTGATTGGTGATAAGAATGTTTTTAGAGAGTTTGTTTCTATTCATAAAGGGACTTTGAAAGATAGAGAAGAAACTACTATTGGAAGTAATAACTTCTTTATGGCCTATGTTCATATGGGACATGATGTTGTCTTTGGATCAAATTGTATTATTGCTAACTCAACCAACTTTGCAGGGCATGTGAAAATAGGTGATAGAGTAATAATAGGTGGCGGAACTAATGTTTCTCAGTTTGTATCTCTCGGGCGAGGAGCTTATATTGGTGGGGCATCTGCCATTGATAGAGATATACCTATTTTTGGAACGGCCTATGGTAATAGATGTAAGCTCAAAGGTATAAATATTATAGGTCTAAGAAGACAAGGTTATGAGAAAAAAGATATCTCTGAACTTGTAGATTTTTATAGAACTATGGAAGCTTCCCCTCTTTCTCCAAGGGCATTTGTAGATCATCCAGAGAACTTAGAGGAGTTTGCTGGAAATCAACTTATTGAAGAAATGTGTGATGGGATTAGAAAAAGCGAAGTTGGTATAGCGCCATTCATTTAG
- a CDS encoding Gfo/Idh/MocA family protein, whose protein sequence is MKQLNVAVIGYGHLGKWHADKVVALEQSHLRYIVDPFPGSRESAKQKHPDVEVVDSVDKILENVDAAIVVTPTSLHYEVVEKLLKSNIHVFCEKPMTSTIEHAKCIGDILKDRPGLIFQVGHSERCHQIWERKNEYEDYFRNSPTIRINRVAEFKGRATDVDVVQDLMIHDIDLLLYLLKEKPTSLRSTGYKIRTDKWDHVTTDFYFKSGVKASICVGRNHIKEMRDVEVINEKGTLFFDLFQNKLLVGAGAAQEKFVEEVPYEKRDHLLLEQNYFYNSILKSDPIFVDYQAGLDAVEIIDCVLRSLESKSEEEL, encoded by the coding sequence TTGAAGCAATTAAATGTAGCAGTAATTGGTTATGGACACTTAGGGAAGTGGCATGCTGACAAGGTGGTGGCATTAGAGCAGTCGCACTTAAGGTATATAGTAGATCCATTTCCAGGCTCAAGGGAAAGTGCTAAGCAGAAGCACCCAGATGTTGAAGTTGTCGATAGTGTTGATAAGATTTTAGAGAATGTTGATGCAGCTATTGTTGTGACACCAACTTCTCTACACTATGAAGTGGTTGAAAAACTTTTAAAATCAAATATTCATGTTTTTTGTGAAAAACCAATGACTTCAACTATTGAGCATGCAAAGTGCATTGGTGATATTTTAAAAGATAGACCTGGGCTTATCTTCCAAGTCGGGCATAGTGAAAGATGCCACCAGATTTGGGAAAGAAAAAATGAATACGAAGATTATTTTAGAAACTCACCGACGATAAGAATTAACAGAGTTGCCGAATTTAAAGGTAGGGCGACAGATGTTGATGTCGTTCAAGATTTAATGATTCATGATATTGATTTATTACTTTACCTACTAAAAGAGAAGCCGACTTCTCTTCGCTCTACAGGTTATAAAATTAGAACTGATAAGTGGGATCATGTAACTACAGATTTCTACTTTAAAAGTGGTGTGAAGGCATCAATCTGTGTTGGTCGTAATCACATCAAAGAAATGAGAGACGTAGAAGTCATCAATGAAAAAGGTACACTGTTCTTTGATTTGTTTCAAAATAAGCTACTCGTTGGAGCTGGAGCTGCTCAAGAAAAATTCGTTGAGGAAGTTCCGTATGAAAAACGAGACCATCTATTACTCGAACAAAACTATTTCTATAATTCTATTCTGAAAAGTGATCCTATCTTTGTTGATTATCAAGCAGGATTAGATGCAGTTGAGATAATTGACTGTGTTTTAAGAAGTTTAGAGTCTAAGTCTGAGGAAGAATTGTAG
- the lpxB gene encoding lipid-A-disaccharide synthase, translating into MKNCLIIAGEKSGEEHALSFIKTINSLNQECAFWGVGGDELEREGMELTYHLKDFSSWGISEVIGKIPFYLNALKNIEQLVKEKKCKVAILIDFQDFNLRLAKRLKKQGVNVLYYVAPQAWVWKSYRAEVIEKCVHSLFTIIPFEKKWFEQRGVTRVKQVAHPLWLNYKDQLSDLPPKRTYSEVQKKLRVLLLPGSRNFEVASLLPDFIKATKEISQQRDIEVGLVVSSNVKSELFDPYLADCDFIWDNEQLPEALKWADCSMAASGTVTLATALFCVPTVVVYKSSLLNVYIFYTFLSYDGHVSLANIVHDEEIFPELIQERASVYNIKTELMKFLESEQSYNSIIEKVSKTRSLISGGDFDAGEYMAKVIEESYEL; encoded by the coding sequence ATGAAAAACTGCTTGATCATTGCTGGTGAAAAATCTGGAGAGGAACACGCTTTAAGTTTTATTAAAACGATAAACTCTCTTAATCAGGAATGTGCTTTTTGGGGAGTCGGTGGTGATGAACTTGAAAGAGAAGGCATGGAGCTTACTTACCATCTCAAAGATTTTTCTTCATGGGGAATTAGTGAGGTTATAGGTAAAATACCTTTCTATCTAAATGCTTTAAAGAATATAGAGCAATTAGTTAAAGAGAAGAAATGCAAAGTGGCAATCCTGATTGATTTTCAAGATTTTAATTTACGATTGGCAAAAAGATTAAAAAAACAAGGTGTGAATGTACTATATTATGTCGCTCCACAAGCATGGGTTTGGAAATCATATCGTGCTGAAGTTATAGAAAAATGTGTTCACTCATTGTTTACGATTATACCGTTTGAGAAGAAGTGGTTTGAACAAAGAGGTGTAACAAGAGTTAAGCAAGTTGCGCACCCTTTGTGGTTAAATTACAAAGATCAACTTAGTGACCTTCCACCCAAAAGAACTTATTCAGAAGTACAAAAAAAACTTAGAGTTTTACTTCTACCAGGAAGTCGAAACTTTGAAGTTGCTAGCTTACTACCAGACTTTATAAAGGCGACAAAGGAGATTTCTCAACAGAGAGACATTGAGGTTGGTCTAGTTGTTTCGTCTAATGTTAAGAGTGAGCTTTTTGATCCATATTTAGCAGATTGCGACTTCATTTGGGATAATGAACAATTGCCAGAGGCATTGAAATGGGCCGATTGCTCAATGGCCGCAAGTGGAACGGTTACTTTGGCAACTGCTCTATTTTGCGTACCAACGGTAGTTGTTTATAAAAGTTCCTTACTTAATGTTTATATTTTCTACACTTTTCTTTCCTATGATGGACATGTCTCTTTAGCAAATATTGTACATGATGAAGAAATCTTTCCTGAGTTAATTCAAGAAAGAGCAAGTGTGTACAATATTAAAACAGAGCTAATGAAGTTTTTAGAAAGCGAGCAATCTTATAATAGTATAATTGAAAAAGTATCTAAAACGAGATCTCTCATTAGTGGAGGAGATTTTGATGCGGGAGAGTATATGGCAAAAGTTATAGAGGAGTCATATGAGTTATAA
- the lpxK gene encoding tetraacyldisaccharide 4'-kinase gives MSYNTNSKLFSVLVSPLSLLWESVYRVRRFMFNYGLFKKNYFQIPIISIGNLTFGGTGKTPFTLWLSEYLGTMDKRVLVLMRGYKGKLEHGSGLLKSGARLGYNPFEYGDEALLLARRLKNTFIAVGKKRSENLEHYFEEVSPDVVLLDDGHQHLKLSRNLNIVLFDSLMSLDRYKVAPSGYMREGFTALKDAELVVLGRADQVSRSKLDELKKLILRFNRHLSFAEICYRPTGLFNISYEKVFDIDTFVGKNVICVAGIASPSAFFKNIDMMGMNIIHQESYPDHHYFKTEEITRLLEMAEREDAYILTTEKDIVKIRRVADSERILYVEIKVHFLDGEEKTKQIISKAFN, from the coding sequence ATGAGTTATAACACTAATTCAAAGTTATTTTCTGTTCTTGTTTCTCCTCTTTCTTTATTGTGGGAATCTGTTTATAGAGTCCGAAGATTCATGTTCAATTATGGACTTTTTAAAAAGAACTATTTTCAAATACCAATTATCTCGATTGGAAACTTAACATTTGGTGGAACAGGAAAGACTCCTTTTACTCTCTGGCTGTCTGAGTACCTTGGGACAATGGATAAGAGAGTTCTTGTTCTTATGAGAGGTTATAAAGGGAAACTAGAGCACGGAAGTGGATTATTAAAAAGTGGCGCTAGACTTGGTTATAACCCATTTGAATATGGTGACGAGGCATTACTCCTTGCTAGAAGACTTAAGAATACATTTATTGCTGTTGGTAAGAAAAGAAGTGAGAATCTTGAACATTATTTTGAAGAAGTTTCTCCTGACGTTGTTCTATTAGACGATGGTCATCAACATCTTAAGTTAAGTCGAAATTTAAATATTGTTCTCTTTGATAGTTTAATGTCTTTGGATAGATATAAGGTTGCACCATCCGGATACATGAGAGAAGGATTCACTGCGCTAAAAGATGCTGAACTTGTAGTATTAGGGCGTGCTGATCAAGTAAGTAGGTCCAAATTAGATGAGTTGAAGAAGTTAATTCTTCGTTTTAATCGTCATTTAAGCTTTGCTGAAATCTGTTATCGACCAACAGGTCTATTTAATATCTCGTATGAAAAAGTATTTGATATAGATACTTTCGTTGGAAAGAATGTTATTTGCGTAGCAGGGATTGCTTCTCCTTCGGCCTTTTTTAAAAATATTGATATGATGGGAATGAATATTATTCATCAAGAATCTTACCCTGATCATCATTACTTTAAGACCGAGGAGATTACTAGGTTACTGGAAATGGCCGAAAGAGAGGATGCGTATATTTTAACGACTGAGAAAGATATAGTTAAAATACGGCGAGTTGCAGACAGCGAAAGGATACTTTACGTTGAGATAAAGGTACATTTTTTAGACGGGGAAGAGAAGACTAAACAAATCATCTCCAAAGCATTTAATTAG
- a CDS encoding DUF3108 domain-containing protein, which yields MKIHIPTFILVTLLLSSCSSTKDVKFRDQVSTELVETFDIQNDEFSKFKVEEIPNVKKVDKVVKVEEKSTKKVTKKSKKSNIPKVKKTTKAKKEVVKEKAEKKEVVSQEQIKSKKQTYPKDYPDNFKKYNKNYKYVWDTVKPYFFPNEKFVLKASYLGVTVGHAKLESLPVVSVAGRKAFHFKGSLKSASFYNYIYTVEDWVESYVDAETFVPVKYTLIQRESGQDVDDLQLFDSETLKTHFWYKKIKKEKLSKKELHEYTPKYFQDSFSALYFVRGLDLSVGSKYEFPIITRAKLWLMNMEVEKIERIKIMGKWQDAYRIKAETRFPGILRKKGDILFWFSVDKYRKLLKFQGNVKIGAIEGELVEYEKGDEKFSMDDLE from the coding sequence ATGAAAATACATATCCCTACATTTATACTCGTCACACTATTATTAAGCTCATGCTCTTCAACAAAAGATGTTAAGTTTCGAGATCAAGTTTCAACTGAACTTGTAGAAACTTTCGATATTCAAAATGATGAATTTAGTAAATTTAAAGTTGAAGAAATTCCTAATGTTAAGAAGGTTGATAAAGTTGTTAAGGTAGAAGAGAAATCTACCAAAAAAGTAACTAAGAAGTCTAAAAAATCAAATATCCCAAAGGTTAAAAAAACAACAAAAGCTAAGAAAGAAGTTGTTAAAGAAAAGGCTGAGAAAAAGGAAGTCGTTTCTCAAGAACAAATTAAGTCTAAGAAACAAACATACCCTAAGGATTACCCTGATAACTTTAAAAAATATAATAAGAATTATAAATATGTCTGGGACACTGTTAAGCCTTACTTTTTTCCAAACGAAAAATTTGTACTTAAGGCGAGTTATCTTGGAGTGACGGTTGGTCATGCGAAATTAGAGTCTTTACCAGTTGTAAGTGTTGCAGGTAGAAAGGCCTTTCATTTTAAAGGTTCTTTGAAGTCAGCAAGCTTTTATAATTATATTTACACTGTTGAAGATTGGGTTGAGAGTTATGTCGACGCAGAAACATTCGTACCTGTTAAATATACTTTAATACAAAGAGAGTCGGGGCAAGATGTCGATGATCTTCAGCTGTTCGATAGTGAAACTTTAAAGACTCATTTTTGGTATAAGAAAATAAAGAAGGAAAAACTTAGTAAAAAAGAGCTCCATGAGTATACGCCAAAGTATTTTCAAGACTCCTTTTCGGCCCTTTACTTTGTTAGGGGCTTAGATTTAAGTGTAGGAAGTAAGTATGAGTTTCCTATTATAACAAGAGCTAAACTTTGGCTGATGAATATGGAAGTTGAAAAGATTGAAAGAATAAAAATAATGGGAAAGTGGCAAGATGCTTATAGAATAAAAGCTGAGACCCGCTTTCCTGGAATTCTTCGTAAGAAGGGTGATATTCTCTTTTGGTTTAGTGTAGATAAGTATCGAAAGCTTTTAAAGTTTCAAGGTAATGTGAAGATTGGTGCCATTGAGGGCGAACTTGTTGAATATGAAAAGGGTGATGAAAAGTTTTCGATGGATGACTTGGAATAA
- a CDS encoding glycosyltransferase — protein sequence MANIFKDQQNILYVCLGMTWGTRERMAIKDCLISREIGHNVFLYCLRDSIIHMKAKALGIDCLFHSAAISLNFFKWYRLNDFVNYLTKFDIRLVHCYDLKFLWPASFYLKRKHLVPLVFTFNHEIKKYYKKYWYKNLIQRIDQVFLPIKEMSDSVHDHMNIPLRKFEYTGIGVKSKECPESDQKSTGSWFVGCAVGGHEVSSEFLEPIISAVNSINAKGTLTKKVKLIIYSEVSWSKFLIHKNVKKFINTIGATEHIFLETTDKLSSACFNVDAWVGLNVREPMEDLLLCSALNSRPFLAPRKYAIMEFFRKYGVLGEAYKTSDTRELRDKLERMLLNYERYTTNLVAQKEQLETEFGYEFYKNQLLMGYEKTITKRERLFRKKTQKRL from the coding sequence ATGGCCAATATTTTTAAAGATCAACAAAATATCCTCTATGTCTGTCTTGGAATGACTTGGGGAACTAGAGAACGAATGGCCATAAAAGATTGTCTTATATCTAGAGAGATTGGTCATAATGTTTTTCTGTACTGCTTAAGAGATTCAATTATTCATATGAAGGCAAAGGCGTTAGGGATAGATTGTCTATTTCATAGTGCTGCAATTTCTTTGAATTTCTTTAAATGGTATAGATTAAATGACTTTGTTAATTACTTAACGAAGTTCGATATTCGACTTGTTCATTGCTATGATCTAAAGTTTCTTTGGCCTGCTAGTTTTTATCTAAAGAGAAAGCACTTAGTTCCTCTTGTTTTTACATTTAATCACGAGATTAAAAAGTACTATAAGAAGTATTGGTATAAGAATTTGATTCAAAGAATTGATCAAGTCTTTTTACCGATTAAAGAGATGTCAGATAGTGTTCATGATCACATGAATATTCCCCTAAGAAAATTTGAATACACTGGAATTGGTGTAAAGAGCAAAGAGTGTCCAGAGTCTGATCAAAAAAGTACAGGCTCTTGGTTTGTTGGTTGCGCTGTAGGCGGCCATGAAGTCAGTTCAGAGTTCTTAGAGCCAATAATAAGTGCAGTTAATTCGATTAATGCTAAAGGTACTTTAACAAAGAAAGTAAAACTAATAATATACTCTGAAGTCTCTTGGTCTAAATTCTTGATCCACAAAAATGTAAAAAAGTTCATTAATACTATCGGTGCAACGGAGCATATTTTTTTAGAAACCACGGATAAATTATCGTCTGCTTGTTTTAATGTAGATGCATGGGTTGGGTTAAATGTGCGAGAGCCTATGGAAGATCTCCTGCTCTGCTCTGCTCTAAACTCTCGTCCTTTCTTGGCTCCAAGGAAGTATGCAATAATGGAGTTTTTTAGAAAGTACGGTGTTCTTGGTGAGGCCTATAAAACATCGGATACAAGAGAGCTGCGAGATAAGTTAGAACGCATGTTGTTAAACTATGAGAGATACACCACCAATCTTGTTGCTCAAAAAGAGCAGCTAGAAACTGAGTTTGGCTATGAATTCTATAAGAATCAGTTACTTATGGGGTATGAGAAAACAATAACTAAAAGAGAGCGCCTTTTTAGAAAGAAGACACAGAAAAGGTTATAA
- a CDS encoding 30S ribosomal protein S1, with translation MTTQELKQKWMEGFDVVFGEDTETKETTEFSTLLDSTTAKNFQEGEVFMGTVVSIGQDYVMIDIGYKQEGLVSVREFQNYDGSLKIKEGQEIEVYLDKLESSMGNLVLSKDKAEILKAWDKISEACEKGTPLEGTVIAKVKGGLSVDIGVKAFLPGSQIDLRPTRYLDKYIGKKMEFKVIKFNKKRGNIVLSRRAILTEERGKMRQEILDQIQEGMIVKGIVKNITDYGAFIDLGGIDGLLHITDMSWGRVKHPSNLLNMGDEIDVKILKFDSDKERVSLGLKQVQPNPWEKAKETYTAGTKVGGEIVSVKDYGVFIELDDGIEGLIHVSEMSWTGKIKNPAKHFNVGERIEAEVLDVDVENKRISLGLKQLQDNPWSAIEAKYPLGTKVTGKIKSVVEFGMFVDLGEEVDALIHVSDISWTKKNVNLAEEYKEGSDIEAVVLSVDTENSKFCLGLKQLQEDPWKKIENRFPVGTVVEAGVVRVTDFGAFVELETGIEGLVHISELSEERVDKPEDVIKKGDVAKAMVISIDKEAKKIALSIKSAANAEANGSYSASTVKAATLADKFKGFSVKDEE, from the coding sequence ATGACTACTCAAGAATTAAAACAAAAATGGATGGAAGGATTTGACGTTGTTTTCGGTGAAGATACTGAAACAAAAGAAACAACTGAATTCTCAACACTGTTGGACTCAACAACTGCTAAAAACTTTCAAGAAGGTGAAGTTTTTATGGGGACTGTTGTTTCTATCGGACAAGACTATGTAATGATCGATATCGGTTATAAGCAAGAAGGTCTAGTTTCAGTAAGAGAGTTCCAAAATTACGACGGATCTTTAAAAATCAAAGAAGGACAAGAAATCGAAGTTTACTTAGATAAGCTTGAGTCTTCTATGGGTAACCTAGTTCTTTCTAAAGACAAGGCCGAAATTCTTAAAGCATGGGATAAAATTTCTGAAGCTTGTGAAAAAGGTACTCCACTTGAAGGTACAGTTATCGCAAAAGTTAAGGGTGGACTTTCGGTTGATATCGGAGTTAAGGCATTCTTACCAGGTTCTCAAATTGATCTTAGACCAACTAGATACCTTGATAAGTACATCGGTAAAAAGATGGAATTCAAAGTTATTAAGTTCAATAAGAAAAGAGGGAATATCGTTCTTTCAAGAAGAGCAATCTTAACTGAAGAACGTGGAAAAATGAGACAAGAAATTCTTGATCAAATTCAAGAAGGAATGATCGTTAAAGGTATTGTTAAGAACATTACTGATTATGGTGCATTTATTGACCTTGGTGGAATTGACGGACTTCTTCACATTACAGATATGTCATGGGGAAGAGTTAAGCATCCTTCGAACCTATTAAATATGGGTGACGAAATCGATGTTAAGATTCTAAAGTTTGACTCTGATAAAGAAAGAGTTTCTCTAGGTCTTAAGCAAGTTCAGCCAAACCCTTGGGAAAAAGCAAAAGAAACTTACACTGCTGGAACTAAAGTTGGTGGAGAAATCGTATCTGTTAAAGATTACGGTGTATTCATTGAACTTGATGATGGGATCGAAGGTCTTATTCACGTTTCTGAAATGTCTTGGACAGGGAAAATTAAAAACCCAGCTAAGCACTTCAATGTTGGTGAAAGAATTGAAGCTGAAGTACTTGACGTTGATGTTGAGAATAAGAGAATTTCTCTTGGGCTTAAGCAACTTCAAGATAACCCTTGGTCTGCAATCGAAGCTAAGTACCCACTAGGTACTAAAGTTACTGGTAAAATTAAATCAGTAGTTGAGTTTGGAATGTTCGTTGATCTTGGTGAAGAAGTTGATGCTTTAATCCACGTATCTGATATTTCTTGGACTAAGAAGAATGTTAATCTTGCAGAAGAGTATAAAGAAGGATCTGACATTGAAGCTGTAGTGCTTTCTGTTGATACTGAAAACTCAAAATTCTGTTTAGGTCTTAAGCAACTTCAAGAAGATCCTTGGAAGAAGATCGAAAATAGATTCCCAGTAGGAACTGTTGTTGAAGCTGGTGTAGTTAGAGTTACTGACTTTGGTGCATTTGTTGAACTAGAAACAGGAATCGAAGGTCTTGTACATATCTCTGAACTTTCTGAAGAAAGAGTAGACAAGCCAGAAGACGTTATCAAAAAAGGTGACGTTGCAAAAGCTATGGTAATTTCAATTGATAAAGAAGCTAAGAAAATTGCTCTTTCAATTAAATCTGCAGCTAATGCAGAAGCTAATGGATCTTATTCAGCATCGACAGTTAAGGCTGCGACACTTGCTGATAAGTTCAAAGGTTTCTCTGTAAAAGACGAAGAATAA
- a CDS encoding Crp/Fnr family transcriptional regulator encodes MSVLEIVKGSSLFYELYDEEILKIVENCQVLNLTKGDYIFKEKEEGDEIFLILQGSAEVIKNDITIGKLRKGDLFGEMVLLKERTRNADTVASTFCDVLVLKYDDIFSLYNSDNKIFSILMLNLARMLATRLKKTGQSIAQLKQEKEKDKAA; translated from the coding sequence ATGAGTGTCTTAGAAATAGTAAAAGGGAGTTCATTATTTTACGAACTCTACGATGAAGAAATTTTAAAGATTGTTGAGAATTGCCAAGTTTTAAATCTTACAAAAGGTGATTATATCTTCAAAGAAAAAGAAGAAGGAGATGAAATTTTTCTGATACTACAAGGAAGTGCCGAAGTTATAAAAAATGACATAACGATTGGAAAACTTCGAAAAGGTGACTTATTTGGAGAAATGGTTCTTCTAAAAGAAAGAACTAGAAATGCAGATACAGTTGCTTCTACATTTTGTGACGTCTTAGTTCTAAAGTATGACGATATCTTTAGCCTCTACAATAGCGATAACAAAATATTTTCAATCCTTATGCTTAATCTAGCAAGAATGCTTGCAACAAGGCTTAAAAAAACAGGACAAAGCATAGCTCAATTAAAACAAGAGAAGGAAAAAGATAAAGCTGCATAA